From Mycoplasma sp. 2045, a single genomic window includes:
- the rsgA gene encoding ribosome small subunit-dependent GTPase A: MIYKVTKIVAGIYTLQNNQGETLNIPAAGKLRYQNQTPIVGDNVLVENNQLKEILERKNEFIRPKVANIDQMIVVMSVKDPQFQFFLVDKYLAIIEFKKIKPIIFLTKTDLDPEYSREIYEYYSNMGYKVFLIDNLKPSSYINEVKQIFKDKYSVFMGQSGVGKTTTINNLGQFSFDTQEISKALGRGKHTTRVVSIIPFNDGYVIDTPGFSSLNLDLTPVELAQSFETFYELSKLCKFRNCLHINEKDQDCAIKHQINTKLVPLKRYENYVKLNQEINENKRGF, translated from the coding sequence ATGATTTACAAAGTCACAAAAATTGTTGCAGGAATTTATACATTGCAAAATAATCAAGGCGAGACTTTAAATATACCTGCAGCAGGTAAATTAAGATACCAAAATCAAACACCTATTGTCGGAGATAATGTTTTAGTTGAGAATAATCAATTAAAGGAAATCTTAGAAAGAAAAAACGAATTCATAAGACCCAAAGTTGCAAACATTGATCAAATGATTGTTGTAATGTCTGTTAAGGACCCACAATTTCAATTTTTTTTAGTTGATAAATATCTTGCAATCATTGAATTTAAGAAAATTAAACCAATTATCTTTTTAACCAAGACCGATTTAGATCCTGAATACTCTAGAGAAATTTATGAATATTACTCAAATATGGGTTATAAAGTATTTTTAATCGACAATCTAAAACCATCAAGCTACATAAATGAAGTTAAACAAATATTTAAGGACAAATATTCTGTTTTTATGGGTCAAAGTGGTGTTGGAAAAACAACAACTATCAATAATTTGGGCCAATTTAGCTTTGACACTCAAGAAATTTCTAAGGCACTAGGAAGAGGAAAACATACAACAAGAGTTGTGTCAATAATCCCTTTTAATGATGGTTATGTTATTGATACACCCGGCTTTTCATCCTTAAATTTGGATTTAACACCAGTTGAATTAGCACAAAGTTTTGAAACATTTTATGAGTTATCAAAACTTTGTAAATTCAGAAACTGCTTGCACATAAACGAAAAAGATCAAGATTGTGCTATTAAGCATCAAATTAACACTAAGCTAGTTCCTTTAAAACGTTATGAAAATTATGTAAAATTAAATCAAGAAATTAATGAAAATAAAAGAGGATTTTAA
- a CDS encoding ribulose-phosphate 3-epimerase — MKIKEDFNMTKYVTPSLLNVEKENRLAMANTLVENGIKWIHYDVMDGKFVPNTAIKVEEIENINKNGLKHLKDAHLMVVNPYDYVDQVKDVVDIITFHFEAIKDDLKKFDEFLTQKYDELKIGLAIKPSTSVDEIKPFLDRLALVLVMSVEPGAGGQKFMPSALEKIAYLKDLKIENGYEYLIQVDGGINNATGPEAFKAGADACVAGTYIVVEPTKERIQSVLGHHR; from the coding sequence ATGAAAATAAAAGAGGATTTTAATATGACAAAATATGTAACACCAAGTTTATTAAATGTTGAAAAAGAAAACAGATTAGCAATGGCTAATACATTGGTTGAAAATGGCATCAAATGAATTCACTATGATGTTATGGATGGAAAATTTGTTCCTAACACAGCAATTAAAGTAGAAGAAATTGAAAACATCAATAAAAATGGTTTAAAACACCTTAAAGATGCTCATTTAATGGTTGTTAACCCCTATGATTATGTAGACCAAGTTAAAGATGTAGTTGATATCATCACATTCCATTTTGAAGCTATCAAAGATGATCTTAAAAAATTTGATGAATTTTTAACTCAAAAGTATGATGAATTAAAAATCGGTTTAGCAATCAAACCATCTACATCAGTTGATGAAATTAAGCCATTTTTAGATAGATTAGCTCTTGTTTTAGTTATGTCTGTAGAACCAGGTGCTGGAGGGCAAAAATTTATGCCATCTGCGTTAGAAAAAATTGCTTACTTAAAAGATTTGAAAATTGAAAATGGTTACGAATACTTAATTCAAGTTGATGGAGGAATTAACAATGCAACTGGACCAGAAGCTTTTAAAGCGGGTGCTGATGCATGTGTTGCAGGAACATACATTGTTGTTGAACCAACAAAAGAAAGAATTCAATCAGTTTTAGGACATCATAGATAA
- the proS gene encoding proline--tRNA ligase — protein MNNNKQLDKITPLEQDFTQWYTDVVQNGKLMMYGPTKGTMFLLPNSYGIWELIQENLNKAFKEKNVQNVNLPLLIPESLFNKEKEHIDGFNPELATVTMAGNKELDEKLFIRPTSEVLFAHLFKNSIQSYKDLPMIYNQWVSVIRWEKTTRPFLRSREFLWQEGHTAHSSSLEARTLSKEMIKVYSKFLKKYLAIPTIIGKKTPNEKFAGACTTWTIEAMMKNGYALQAGTSHYLAQNFSKPFEILFKNEKNEFENVYQTSWGCTTRLIGALIMTHGDNRGIIIPPYVAPVQVDILELFANKNLQIHETAEKLFADLSRKFRVRLDDTDKNPGFKASNSEIQGVPLRIELGPRDLENNRVTIVRRDTLEKSQVAIKDVKNVVSDLLKQIHDNLYEQAEQRLINNQEYVYNYEDFKSKIAENKFVIAPFCCDGNVEDQIKEDTGATARCIPLSLDKPIKDVECFWEGCDKKTSRYVVFAKAY, from the coding sequence ATGAATAATAACAAACAATTAGACAAAATTACACCATTAGAACAAGACTTCACTCAATGATATACAGACGTTGTTCAAAACGGAAAATTAATGATGTACGGACCTACAAAAGGTACAATGTTTTTACTTCCTAACTCATATGGAATTTGAGAACTAATTCAAGAAAATTTAAATAAAGCATTCAAAGAAAAAAATGTTCAAAATGTTAACTTACCATTATTAATTCCTGAATCACTTTTCAACAAAGAAAAAGAACACATTGATGGATTCAATCCTGAACTTGCTACAGTTACAATGGCTGGTAATAAAGAGTTAGATGAGAAACTTTTTATTAGACCTACATCAGAGGTTTTATTTGCACACTTATTTAAAAACTCAATTCAATCATATAAAGATTTACCAATGATCTACAACCAATGAGTAAGTGTTATTAGATGAGAAAAAACAACTAGACCATTTTTAAGATCTAGAGAATTCTTATGACAAGAAGGACATACAGCTCATTCATCATCACTCGAAGCTAGAACTCTTTCAAAAGAAATGATTAAAGTGTATTCTAAATTCCTTAAAAAATACCTTGCTATTCCTACTATTATAGGTAAGAAAACACCAAATGAAAAATTCGCAGGTGCATGTACAACTTGAACAATTGAAGCTATGATGAAAAATGGATATGCTCTTCAAGCAGGAACTAGCCACTATTTAGCTCAAAACTTCTCAAAACCTTTTGAAATTCTTTTTAAAAATGAAAAGAATGAATTTGAAAATGTTTATCAAACATCATGAGGTTGCACAACTAGATTAATTGGTGCGCTTATTATGACACATGGTGACAATAGAGGAATTATCATCCCTCCTTATGTTGCTCCAGTTCAAGTTGATATTTTAGAATTATTCGCAAATAAGAATCTACAAATTCATGAAACAGCTGAGAAACTTTTTGCTGACCTTTCAAGAAAATTCCGTGTTAGATTAGATGATACTGATAAAAACCCAGGTTTCAAAGCTTCAAACTCAGAAATCCAAGGAGTTCCATTAAGAATAGAACTTGGACCTAGAGATTTAGAAAACAATCGAGTTACAATCGTTAGAAGAGATACTCTTGAAAAATCACAAGTAGCAATTAAAGATGTTAAAAATGTTGTTTCAGACTTATTAAAACAAATTCATGATAATTTATATGAACAAGCCGAACAAAGATTAATCAACAATCAAGAATACGTTTATAACTACGAAGATTTTAAATCAAAAATAGCTGAAAACAAGTTTGTTATTGCTCCATTTTGCTGTGATGGAAATGTTGAAGATCAAATCAAAGAAGACACCGGAGCAACAGCAAGATGCATTCCTCTTTCTTTAGACAAACCAATCAAGGATGTTGAGTGTTTTTGAGAGGGTTGTGACAAGAAAACAAGTAGATATGTAGTCTTTGCAAAGGCATATTAA